In Flavobacteriales bacterium, one genomic interval encodes:
- a CDS encoding CvpA family protein, whose amino-acid sequence MNWVDWVIVVFLGYALVRGFFRGFFVELAGLVALVLGIWGAVMLNDKIAVLIGLDPSQEIISFLFTLVLIVLVVHIIGRVVTKLVDMVQLGFLNKLGGALLGIASKAFLLSLVLNLFAAKSATFIGPIPAIDDSGLFEKIRVIAPAMTPALERSKWMQA is encoded by the coding sequence ATGAATTGGGTGGACTGGGTCATTGTTGTTTTTTTGGGTTATGCTTTGGTTCGTGGGTTCTTTCGCGGTTTCTTCGTAGAACTTGCTGGTCTTGTTGCTCTGGTCCTTGGTATATGGGGGGCGGTGATGCTGAATGATAAAATTGCTGTGCTTATCGGGCTCGATCCTTCGCAAGAGATCATTTCGTTCTTGTTCACGCTGGTCCTTATCGTGCTTGTCGTGCATATCATTGGGCGCGTTGTGACCAAACTCGTAGATATGGTGCAATTAGGATTCCTGAATAAACTGGGCGGCGCTTTGCTTGGGATCGCTAGTAAGGCATTTCTTCTGAGTCTAGTACTGAACCTGTTCGCTGCTAAAAGCGCGACTTTTATAGGGCCGATCCCCGCGATCGACGATTCAGGGCTGTTCGAGAAGATCCGTGTGATCGCACCAGCCATGACTCCAGCGTTGGAACGGTCCAAGTGGATGCAAGCGTAA
- a CDS encoding multicopper oxidase domain-containing protein has protein sequence MKNRSALFIAVVALVTVNANAQNPLAIPPAIELDTFDLTLDESTHEFYPGVVTQTYGINAPYLGPTLILHKGDTARFRIHNQLAEISGMHWNGMEVPPVFDGSPPRVIEPGDTWNVKYKVIDKASVYLYHPHTMDLIGAQVGKGAAGLIIVRDDEEDQLALPRNYGVDDFPLAVQDKKFSPTGQLVSSPYGDSILVNGTAHPYLDCPAQVVRLRLLNASTARYYPFGFEGNVPFQVIASEGGLLDAPVTMDRIMLSSGERVELLLDLTGMEGDSLLLMSYGSELPMTMPGSNNLLWESSSLNGIDFPILRIRVGQPTADPITTIPATLANVQPYPEASAALTRIKEITGNGMVGGMSMFMLNGQGWDMDAINDTIMLGDTEIWTYINHSNMAHPMTMHGGSFFVLDRNGMPPMEWEQGPKSVVNVDVGDTVRVIMRFAEYTTDGWPLMYHCHNLMHINHMMWQFIIVDMTVPTTEIDHVQKPLVYPVPSSSLVRFINTFPVMQVRVMDLSGREVMRTNGPKAAEGTIDIASLLPGNYIAVFMGLGNQAQAMVVRE, from the coding sequence ATGAAGAATCGATCCGCTTTGTTCATTGCAGTGGTCGCCCTCGTTACGGTCAATGCAAACGCCCAAAACCCACTGGCCATTCCACCCGCCATCGAGCTGGACACGTTCGATCTAACGCTGGACGAGAGTACCCATGAATTCTATCCCGGCGTGGTGACCCAGACATACGGCATCAACGCGCCGTACCTTGGACCAACGCTGATCCTGCACAAAGGGGATACCGCGCGCTTTCGGATCCACAACCAGTTAGCGGAGATCTCCGGCATGCACTGGAATGGCATGGAAGTGCCACCGGTATTCGATGGCAGCCCGCCCAGGGTGATCGAGCCGGGTGATACTTGGAACGTGAAATACAAGGTGATCGACAAAGCAAGCGTGTACCTGTATCATCCGCACACGATGGACCTGATCGGGGCACAAGTGGGCAAGGGCGCGGCCGGACTGATCATTGTTCGCGATGATGAAGAGGACCAATTGGCGTTGCCGCGCAATTATGGTGTTGATGATTTTCCTCTGGCGGTGCAGGACAAGAAATTTTCACCAACGGGGCAGTTGGTCTCTTCGCCATACGGCGATTCCATCTTGGTGAATGGCACAGCTCACCCCTACTTGGATTGTCCGGCACAGGTGGTGCGGCTCCGGTTGCTTAACGCTTCAACTGCTAGGTATTATCCATTCGGCTTCGAAGGGAATGTACCTTTCCAGGTGATCGCCAGTGAAGGAGGTCTTCTCGATGCCCCTGTAACGATGGACCGGATCATGCTGAGCAGTGGCGAAAGGGTAGAACTTCTTCTCGATCTTACCGGTATGGAAGGCGACAGTTTGTTATTGATGAGCTATGGAAGTGAACTGCCAATGACCATGCCTGGTTCGAATAACCTCTTATGGGAAAGCAGTTCACTCAATGGCATTGATTTCCCGATCCTGCGTATTCGTGTAGGACAACCCACTGCGGACCCCATCACAACGATCCCTGCTACGTTGGCCAATGTGCAACCTTACCCCGAGGCCTCGGCGGCGCTAACACGCATCAAGGAGATCACCGGCAACGGCATGGTGGGAGGTATGAGCATGTTCATGCTCAACGGCCAAGGATGGGATATGGATGCGATCAATGATACGATCATGCTGGGCGATACGGAGATCTGGACGTACATCAACCACTCCAACATGGCCCATCCGATGACGATGCATGGCGGGTCCTTTTTCGTGCTGGACCGGAACGGCATGCCACCAATGGAGTGGGAGCAAGGACCGAAGTCGGTTGTCAACGTGGATGTAGGCGATACGGTGCGCGTTATTATGCGTTTTGCCGAGTACACTACCGACGGCTGGCCATTGATGTACCATTGTCATAACCTGATGCACATCAATCATATGATGTGGCAATTCATCATCGTTGATATGACGGTGCCTACTACCGAGATCGACCACGTACAGAAACCGTTGGTATATCCTGTGCCTTCCTCCTCGTTGGTACGTTTCATCAATACATTTCCGGTAATGCAGGTGCGGGTCATGGATCTATCCGGACGGGAAGTGATGCGTACGAATGGCCCGAAGGCCGCCGAAGGCACGATCGATATCGCTTCACTTTTACCAGGAAACTACATAGCCGTGTTCATGGGCCTAGGCAACCAGGCACAGGCCATGGTCGTACGGGAATAG
- a CDS encoding M20/M25/M40 family metallo-hydrolase — protein MDSPYRFVAHFIERFGPRKAGTEAETNAQHYLGEQLRTFCDDVAVEPFSAALRAKFSSLRFFTFGFLAALIIPYWSLSIAVLVALVNAVLYLFHFVLFHNVLDGLFSKQLSHNTVGTIEPQLKAENTLIFTGHMDSTPEFIWWYWLKNWGARAMIMAGLAWLSLPIYLLIAWLLKWSVFGSVGWWIYVALAPLSLVFFFIHGNRVVDGAQDNLSGIAIAYEVVRQLASRKLQHTRIRFVSFGAEECGLKGSAAYAVRYREQLIKENAQVINLDGVLDIDNMFVLEAERLPMQIHDKKLVAALLNAFERNGLPKKPGTIPIGGTDATSFTARGIAATSIVGLPMGSLHPTYHTRLDVLECLNPNTLDRITDVLVDFACTLDKRP, from the coding sequence ATGGATTCTCCCTACCGTTTCGTTGCCCATTTCATTGAACGGTTCGGCCCACGGAAAGCCGGAACAGAGGCTGAGACCAACGCGCAACATTACCTCGGCGAACAACTCCGTACATTCTGTGATGATGTAGCTGTAGAGCCATTCTCTGCTGCATTGCGTGCAAAGTTCAGCTCACTGCGTTTTTTCACGTTTGGATTCTTGGCTGCACTGATCATTCCCTACTGGTCACTTTCCATCGCCGTGCTTGTCGCACTGGTGAACGCGGTGCTCTACCTCTTCCATTTCGTACTGTTCCATAATGTGTTGGATGGCTTGTTCTCCAAACAACTATCGCACAATACGGTTGGCACCATTGAGCCTCAATTGAAAGCAGAAAACACATTGATCTTTACGGGACACATGGACAGCACTCCGGAGTTCATCTGGTGGTATTGGTTGAAGAATTGGGGTGCCAGGGCAATGATCATGGCTGGGCTAGCATGGCTCTCGCTACCGATCTATTTGCTTATTGCATGGCTTCTCAAATGGAGCGTATTCGGGTCGGTAGGCTGGTGGATCTATGTTGCACTGGCACCATTATCACTGGTCTTCTTTTTCATTCACGGCAACCGCGTGGTCGATGGCGCACAAGACAATTTGAGCGGCATTGCAATTGCCTATGAAGTTGTCCGCCAATTAGCCAGTAGAAAGTTGCAACATACGCGCATACGGTTCGTGTCTTTCGGAGCCGAGGAATGTGGCCTTAAGGGCTCTGCTGCTTATGCCGTTCGATACAGAGAACAATTGATCAAAGAGAACGCACAAGTGATCAACCTCGATGGGGTATTGGATATTGACAACATGTTTGTACTGGAGGCGGAACGACTGCCTATGCAGATACACGACAAGAAGCTGGTCGCCGCGCTGCTGAATGCTTTCGAACGTAATGGACTGCCCAAAAAACCAGGGACGATACCGATCGGAGGTACGGATGCGACAAGTTTCACTGCCCGTGGAATTGCAGCCACGTCGATCGTCGGATTACCCATGGGATCATTGCATCCGACCTACCATACGCGGCTCGATGTTCTAGAATGCTTGAACCCCAATACACTTGATCGGATCACAGATGTTCTTGTGGACTTTGCGTGCACGCTTGATAAAAGACCTTGA
- a CDS encoding cold shock domain-containing protein — MARSSSTFSKREKEKKRIQKQKEKAVRKEERKANAPGGGLDNMMAYVDENGVIVNTPPDPNAKVEVDASEIVLGIPPKEEGEEDAPRTGKIDFFDTSKGFGFIREDGSQERYFVHVSGMLEEVGENDKVTYELERGPKGMNAVRVKKV; from the coding sequence TTGGCAAGATCATCCAGTACTTTCAGTAAGCGCGAAAAAGAAAAAAAGCGCATTCAGAAACAAAAAGAAAAAGCCGTTCGAAAAGAAGAACGTAAGGCGAATGCACCAGGCGGAGGCTTGGATAACATGATGGCCTACGTTGACGAGAACGGTGTGATAGTTAATACTCCACCCGACCCAAATGCAAAGGTCGAAGTTGATGCTTCCGAGATCGTTCTAGGCATTCCACCAAAAGAAGAGGGCGAGGAGGATGCTCCGCGCACGGGTAAGATCGATTTCTTCGACACTTCAAAAGGGTTCGGATTCATCCGTGAGGACGGATCACAAGAGCGCTATTTCGTACACGTAAGTGGCATGCTCGAGGAAGTAGGCGAAAACGATAAAGTAACCTACGAATTGGAGCGTGGGCCTAAGGGAATGAACGCCGTTCGCGTAAAGAAGGTGTAA
- a CDS encoding phosphoglycerate kinase, with the protein MHTMKSYSFAGKKALIRVDLNVPQDENGTITDDTRAQAIVPTVKKILKDGGSAILMSHLGRPKGKVNPAMSLKPIAAHLSTLLGTPVQFAMDCIGDDAIAKAAGLKPGEVLVLENLRFHPEEEAGDEAFAGALAGLGDVYVNDAFGTAHRAHASTTVVAKFFPKDKLFGSLLQAEIDSVGKVLGNPQRPMTAIVGGSKVSSKIDVLENLIGKCDELIIGGGMANTFIKAMGGQTGSSLVEDDLLEQARTIMATAKAKGVKLHLPIDAVVADAFAINANTDQCPANEVPDGWMALDVGPESSKLFRGSVLRSKTLLWNGPMGVFEMKPFQQGTVAIAQAIAEATEKGAFSLVGGGDSVAALNQFGLADKISYVSTGGGAMLEYLEGKVLPGIAAIQS; encoded by the coding sequence ATGCATACCATGAAGTCATATTCTTTTGCTGGCAAGAAAGCATTGATCCGGGTGGACCTGAACGTACCGCAGGATGAGAATGGAACCATTACCGATGATACCCGAGCACAAGCCATTGTGCCGACCGTAAAGAAGATCTTGAAAGATGGGGGCAGTGCAATTCTGATGAGCCATTTGGGTCGCCCTAAGGGAAAAGTGAACCCTGCGATGAGCCTGAAACCCATAGCGGCACATTTAAGCACCTTGCTTGGCACCCCGGTCCAGTTCGCAATGGATTGCATCGGTGATGACGCAATAGCAAAAGCCGCAGGGTTGAAACCGGGAGAGGTGTTGGTGCTTGAGAACTTGCGTTTCCATCCGGAAGAAGAAGCGGGGGACGAGGCCTTTGCAGGAGCTTTGGCTGGGTTAGGGGATGTGTATGTGAATGATGCATTCGGTACAGCGCATCGCGCACATGCAAGTACCACCGTAGTAGCCAAGTTCTTCCCGAAGGATAAGCTCTTCGGAAGTTTACTACAAGCAGAGATCGACAGTGTTGGCAAGGTATTGGGTAACCCACAACGCCCCATGACCGCAATTGTTGGTGGCAGCAAAGTGAGCAGCAAGATCGATGTGTTGGAGAACCTTATCGGTAAATGCGATGAGCTGATAATTGGTGGGGGCATGGCCAACACGTTCATAAAAGCAATGGGTGGGCAGACCGGTTCAAGTCTGGTGGAGGATGACCTTTTGGAGCAAGCACGCACCATTATGGCCACAGCAAAAGCGAAGGGTGTGAAACTGCATTTACCAATTGATGCTGTTGTAGCAGACGCCTTCGCAATAAACGCGAACACCGATCAATGTCCTGCAAATGAAGTTCCCGACGGATGGATGGCGTTGGATGTTGGCCCTGAAAGCTCCAAATTATTCCGCGGATCTGTTCTACGTAGCAAGACCTTATTGTGGAACGGCCCCATGGGAGTTTTCGAGATGAAGCCTTTCCAACAAGGAACGGTCGCCATTGCGCAAGCGATTGCCGAAGCCACGGAGAAGGGTGCGTTTTCACTGGTCGGCGGCGGTGATAGCGTAGCTGCATTGAACCAATTCGGCCTGGCTGATAAGATCAGTTACGTAAGCACTGGCGGTGGTGCCATGTTGGAATACCTGGAGGGTAAAGTGTTGCCTGGCATTGCTGCGATCCAGAGCTAA
- a CDS encoding DNA polymerase III subunit delta, with translation MLFSKVIGHATLKAKLIGNIREGRVAHAQLFLGPRGSGNLPLALSYAQYILCSNPDAADACGVCTSCVQASKLEHPDLHLIFPIFFAEKKPKVCEYYLPTWRKAVLEEPYLDVDKWRFTLESENKQLRMGVDIAQEIQRKLGLKSYSNGYKVMLVWLPELMDAAAANKMLKVLEEPEPNTVFLLVSTDAQLLLTTILSRAQLMKIPALRPGEISGALRERFPELSEEESMALALRSEGDLLEAVDMANKGEEEMFVFFRDWLRVCYGKQVVDLTNFAEQFQKMGRERQKSLMRYGLYLIRQCVLHWQKVPELVRAFGQEQEFVENFSKLLSERNSDGIRKELETAHGHIERNANPKVLFIDLSYRMMYLVGKGK, from the coding sequence ATGTTATTCTCCAAGGTCATAGGACATGCTACCTTAAAGGCAAAACTGATCGGCAATATCAGGGAAGGTCGCGTGGCGCATGCTCAATTGTTCCTCGGTCCACGCGGTAGCGGGAACCTGCCATTGGCATTGTCCTATGCGCAATACATCTTGTGTTCGAACCCCGATGCGGCAGACGCCTGCGGCGTTTGTACAAGTTGTGTGCAAGCAAGCAAATTGGAACACCCGGACCTGCATTTGATCTTTCCGATCTTTTTTGCGGAAAAGAAACCCAAGGTGTGCGAATACTACCTGCCCACTTGGCGCAAAGCGGTGCTTGAGGAGCCCTATCTGGACGTTGACAAGTGGCGGTTCACATTGGAAAGTGAGAACAAGCAATTGCGCATGGGCGTGGATATTGCACAAGAGATCCAACGTAAACTTGGTCTGAAGAGCTACAGCAACGGCTATAAAGTAATGTTGGTATGGTTGCCGGAACTAATGGATGCGGCCGCAGCGAACAAGATGTTGAAGGTGCTGGAGGAACCGGAGCCTAACACGGTCTTCCTGTTGGTCAGTACGGATGCGCAATTGTTGTTGACGACCATACTCAGTCGCGCACAATTGATGAAAATACCTGCATTACGTCCTGGGGAAATAAGTGGTGCGTTGCGCGAACGCTTCCCTGAGCTAAGTGAAGAGGAGTCCATGGCGCTTGCGCTGCGTAGCGAAGGGGATCTGCTGGAAGCGGTGGACATGGCCAATAAGGGCGAGGAGGAAATGTTCGTCTTCTTCCGGGATTGGTTGCGGGTATGCTATGGTAAGCAAGTAGTTGACCTTACCAATTTCGCGGAGCAGTTCCAGAAGATGGGACGCGAGCGCCAGAAGTCGTTGATGCGATACGGGCTTTACCTGATCCGCCAATGTGTATTGCACTGGCAGAAGGTACCTGAGCTTGTGCGCGCTTTTGGACAGGAGCAGGAGTTCGTAGAGAATTTCAGCAAGCTCCTTAGTGAGCGCAATTCCGATGGCATCCGGAAAGAACTGGAGACCGCGCACGGACACATTGAACGCAATGCGAACCCGAAAGTGCTCTTCATAGACCTGAGCTATCGGATGATGTACCTGGTAGGGAAAGGCAAGTGA
- a CDS encoding class I SAM-dependent methyltransferase — MRYALTIFAASMVISGFQVRGFPHLTSLAPPTHMTDLQHVEADFRTYFGRELIPYSEAGHFFETEALFLYHFKNVLYFVKAVIEPLEKKGMVREDSIVDLACGLGQMSLALALLGYRNLTLYDLDTERLNVGLGLIHLYCNGYTPQVINASAMDLSTDFDVLICYQTIEHLSDEGNYSVAKKHCQVAFLARVDQHIKKLCYFNAPNRTYPVDGHDTGRLFFHYLPIPVKRFLIYRNIVRCSWEGISRPISIGFLNRHLPRFQLDSTYYAFDSMLDYVSNYPRFDYKGQRIPAVDPKNLSRNKKLVNQLSLLLGKGIQRILPVMSVIYRTN, encoded by the coding sequence TACGCACATGACAGACCTGCAACATGTAGAAGCTGATTTCCGGACGTATTTCGGACGCGAGCTGATCCCGTACAGTGAGGCTGGTCATTTTTTCGAAACGGAAGCCTTGTTCCTGTATCACTTCAAGAACGTGCTGTACTTCGTTAAGGCCGTGATCGAGCCGTTGGAAAAGAAGGGTATGGTACGCGAAGATTCCATTGTGGATCTTGCATGTGGTCTCGGACAAATGTCGTTGGCACTGGCTTTATTGGGTTACCGCAACCTGACGCTGTACGACCTGGATACCGAACGGTTGAATGTCGGCCTGGGTCTGATACACTTATACTGCAATGGCTACACGCCGCAAGTGATCAACGCAAGTGCGATGGACCTGAGCACGGATTTTGACGTATTGATCTGCTACCAGACCATTGAACACCTGAGTGATGAGGGCAACTATTCAGTTGCGAAAAAGCACTGCCAAGTGGCCTTTTTGGCCCGCGTGGACCAGCACATAAAAAAGCTCTGCTATTTCAATGCTCCCAACCGCACTTACCCGGTTGATGGACATGATACCGGAAGGTTGTTCTTTCACTACTTACCGATACCGGTAAAGCGTTTCCTGATCTACCGCAACATCGTTAGGTGTTCATGGGAAGGGATCTCCAGACCCATATCGATCGGTTTTCTGAACCGGCATTTGCCACGATTCCAGTTGGACAGTACGTACTATGCCTTCGATAGCATGTTGGACTACGTGAGCAATTACCCCCGATTCGACTACAAAGGCCAACGTATCCCAGCAGTTGACCCGAAGAACCTTTCGCGCAATAAGAAACTCGTGAATCAATTATCTCTATTGCTCGGCAAAGGCATCCAGCGGATCCTACCAGTGATGAGCGTGATCTATCGAACCAACTAG